ACGACGACCGGGTCCCGCTGCTGGCCCTGCTCCGCAGCGTCTTCAACGTCGGCCTCACGGTGGGCGTCCTCCTGACCGGCCTCGCCGTCGCGGCCGGCTCACCCGCCGGATACCGGTGGCTCTTCCTCGGCGCCGCTGCTGCGGCGGCCGCAGCGGCAGCGGTGACCACGGTCCAGCCGCGGGTGGCCGGAGCTCCCGCGGGTGGGCGCGGGCCGTGGTCCGCGCTGGCGGACCTTCCGTATGTCTCCCTGGCCGTCGTCGGCGGGCTCGTCACGGTGCACGACGTCATCCTCGGCGTCGGCCTGCCGCTCTGGATCGTCAGCTGGACGCAGGCGCCGGCGGCCGTGGCGGCATGGGTCATCGGGCTCAACACGGTGCTGGTGGTCGCCCTCCAGGTGCGGGCGTCCCGGCTCGCGGTCACCGTCGACGGCGCGCGCCGGTTGCAGCGGCGGGCCTGCGTCGCTGTCGCCCTCGCCTGCGTGGTGTTCGGTCTGACCCGTGGACCGACCGCCGGTCCGGCGACCGCGCTGCTCATCCTCGGCGTCGTCGTGTTGACCGCGGGCGAACTGTGGAGTTCCGCCGCGAACTGGCGGTTGCGATTCGCGTTCGCCGACCCGACCGCGCAGGGACAGTACGCGGGGGTCTTCTCGCTCGGCATCGCGCTGCGCGGC
This genomic interval from Asanoa ferruginea contains the following:
- a CDS encoding MFS transporter; this translates as MTWKRRRSTGVFVAAHFFTSVGFGLYSTGTVIYFNRVVGLSPSQVGIGLSVSGLLWIALAVPVGRLVDRVGPREAAVVAGLSLALALAVAAHARSFETYLAVIAAVGFLEQTAIIAGNALLAGVVADDDRVPLLALLRSVFNVGLTVGVLLTGLAVAAGSPAGYRWLFLGAAAAAAAAAAVTTVQPRVAGAPAGGRGPWSALADLPYVSLAVVGGLVTVHDVILGVGLPLWIVSWTQAPAAVAAWVIGLNTVLVVALQVRASRLAVTVDGARRLQRRACVAVALACVVFGLTRGPTAGPATALLILGVVVLTAGELWSSAANWRLRFAFADPTAQGQYAGVFSLGIALRGVIGPVLVATLIGGLRSIGWIVLALFFALMFLLINPVVETAGRRLRSA